The DNA window ttcaagAAAGATATGCCATACTAATTTTGTTAATGTCTCACAGATGGATGCTACCACCCCCAAGTACTCCAAGGCTAGGTACGATGAAATTGTGAAGGAAGTTTCTTCGTACCTCAAGAAGGTTGGTTACAACCCTGACAAAATCCCATTTGTCCCCATCTCTGGTTTTGAAGGAGATAATATGATTGAGAGGTCTACCAACCTCGACTGGTACAAGGGACCAACCCTCCTTGATGCTCTCGACCAGATTAATGAGCCCAAGAGGCCATCAGACAAGCCACTCCGTCTCCCACTTCAGGATGTTTACAAGATTGGTGGTATTGGAACTGTCCCAGTTGGTCGTGTAGAGACTGGTGTGATCAAGCCTGGTATGGTTGTGACCTTTGGCCCTACTGGTTTGACAACTGAAGTCAAGTCTGTTGAGATGCACCACGAAGCTCTTCAGGAGGCGCTCCCTGGTGACAATGTTGGGTTCAATGTTAAGAATGTTGCTGTTAAGGATCTGAAGCGTGGTTTtgttgcctcaaactccaaggATGACCCAGCTAAGGGTGCAGCCAGTTTCACTGCCCAGGTCATCATCATGAACCATCCTGGCCAGATTGGAAATGGATATGCACCAGTGCTCGACTGCCACACTTCCCACATTGCTGTCAAGTTTGCTGAGATCTTGACCAAGATTGACAGGCGTTCAGGTAAGGAACTTGAGAAGGAGCCTAAGTTCTTGAAGAATGGTGATGCAGGTATGGTTAAGATGATTCCCACTAAGCCCATGGTTGTTGAGACCTTTGCTGAATATCCACCATTGGGTCGTTTTGCTGTTCGAGACATGAGGCAAACTGTTGCTGTTGGTGTTGTCAAGAATGTTGACAAGAAGGACCCAACTGGTGCCAAGGTCACCAAGGCTGCGCAGAAGAAGGGAAAGTGAACAGTGCAGTGTGATGCTAGTGTTTCCAATGCTATTTATTTTCATCAAGTGTGCTATCTAGACTCTGTTTTGTTTACTTCTGCTATAGTTTTGTCTTTGATTTGCTTTTTAGGCGCTTGTTTTCTGCCTTGTATGTTATGTAACCATTCTCAGAACTGGGTACTTGACAGGCGGTGGCAAGCATGATTTGGAGCCTGTTTTCATTCTGTTGAGGTGCCTTGGTTTTCCATGGTGCCTCAGGATTTTTGCTTTTGGTGTTGcctaagttatattttgtatGTGCTTTTAAATTTCTCTACTTGTTCCTGTTTGTTGAAGATTTGGAGTTATAATGCTGCTGGGGGAATCAGTTCAGCTTTAGAATTAGTTGTGGTTGTTCCTCTTTATCATACTTGATAGGTTATCTAGAATTCAAATGTTCTTTTCTTAACCTTGTTGATTGGTGTTTTTGTTGTCGGAGGGAGTCGATAGATGACATggtgattttgatttttgaattaaagtgGTCAATTGAAGCATATTAGTCCACTGCCAAAAACCTACCGCCCTCCTGCTACATGTTCTCCACATATCCGTCCCTGTTTGTTGAATATACGTGCACTCCACTATTCATCCTATGTCAACCTCAattagttttatatttatataacaatagttttatttttcacatAGCAATAGTTTAtacaaaaacattaaaattaatattaatgaaaaagCGAGCGTACATGGAAGAAACATGCTACCGCACGATTTTCTCCAATACTATAATTATCTCCCATTTTATTATTTACCTTCCACGATTAACTCAAAAAAAGGTTACATTCTCTCCCATAAAAAATTAGgtattttaaccaaaataaaaCTTTCTACCTTCCTCTAGTCTAATAGTTTGTTCAATTAACGATATGAATAGTGTGTCAATTTTAATTCAGCACTATGAAAGATGCAACGCAACATGTTTGTGTTGATAGATAGCAAGGGAATTGGTGATTGATTTACTTTATAGATCTAAATTATTTGGTGGGTTTTTTTCTCGATTGTAATTTTGAAATCTCACAAGATTATTGTTGTAAGTGATAGTGTAGTGAATATATTTTAGATGTTTACcgtcttttatttttgaaaatttgatttgTGTATGTATATGTGTTTGTTTGTCTATATCGTTGTTTCAAAATAACTTGATATTTTGTGgtgaatttgatttttgattggATTAAGGTATATACCTTGAAAGTGTAAAGTATAGACGGAAAGTTTGTCAAATTACTGCTTAATTTGTGTAAAGCATATTGTATACCAATTGAAAATACCATTGTGTCTATATATAGTATTTTCGTTTTATGTTCATATGTCGTTGATTACTTGGTATATGTGATGAATGTAGTTTTTGGTTGGATTAAGATATATACCTTGAAAGTTTATGATAAATTGGATAAATTAATGATTAATGTGTGTtggtatttaattttttcatgctAAAATAACAATCATAACACTGTACTAACTTAATTAGCTAAAACCATCTTGTATACCAACTTGATTAAGAATTTGATATAAACGAATCAAACTATATACCAATATTCAAACCAAACTTATTGTTGAATTAAATTGAAATAtcattaagttatatatatattattattattacccTTATTTATAAGCCAACAACAATAGGACTAACACTGCAATTAAGTATTGTACACAACTATTTAAGTGGTACTATAAATGTGTACCTATTTCATTGGGTATTGATCTTTTGTGTGCCTATTTGTTTAACACgtgtatatgtttttttttctaccaAAACAATGGTATGCCAAAGCATCTCAAATTCTTTCTCCCTGCTATCTCTCCTTCCAGGTAAGCTTCCATCTCTTCTCTAGTTTGctattctattttttctctcctttttgctctcattgtttttctttggtttctcatcatcttcttctagGATTTTGGATTAAACTTTGTCTTGTTTTGTTGCTTTTATGTTCGATTGTTTTGATATTGCTTTCAATTTTTGTTGCTTTATTGGTAGGTGGCTGTAGGTATGTTGCATGGACAGAATTCCTATGTTGAAcccacttcttcttcatctCCTATGCCCAGGAGTGTAGACCCGTCTCAATTTTGTATTGATGAGTTGCAACAAAAAATTTCTTCTGTTACATACCAGCAGAAACCTCAAAATTCAATTGGGTATGATATAGATTTCTTGGTCTTTCCTTTTNNNNNNNNNNNNNNNNNNNNNNNNNNNNNNNNNNNNNNNNNNNNNNNNNNNNNNNNNNNNNNNNNNNNNNNNNNNNNNNNNNNNNNNNNNNNNNNNNNNNNNNNNNNNNNNNNNNNNNNNNNNNNNNNNNNNNNNNNNNNNNNNNNNNNNNNNNNNNNNNNNNNNNNNNNNNNNNNNNNNNNNNNNNNNNNNNNNNNNNNNNNNNNNNNNNNNNNNNNNNNNNNNNNNNNNNNNNNNNNNNNNNNNNNNNNNNNNNNNNNNNNNNNNNNNNNNNNNNNNNNNNNNNNNNNNNNNNNNNNNNNNNNNNNNNNNNNNNNNNNNNNNNNNNNNNNNNNNNNNNNNNNNNNNNNNNNNNNNNNNNNNNNNNNNNNNNNNNNNNNNNNNNNNNNNNNNNNNNNNNNNNNNNNNNNNNNNNNNNNNNNNNNNNNNNNNNNNNNNNNNNNNNNNNNNNNNNNNNNNNNNNNNNNNNNNNNNNNNNNNNNNNNNNNNNNNNNNNNNNNNNNNNNNNNNNNNNNNNNNNNNNNNNNNNNNNNNNNNNNNNNNNNNNNNNNNNNNNNNNNNNNNNNNNNNNNNNNNNNNNNNNNNNNNNNNNNNNNNNNNNNNNNNNNNNNNNNNNNNNNNNNNNNNNNNNNNNNNNNNNNNNNNNNNNNNNNNNNNNNNNNNNNNNNNNNNNNNNNNNNNNNNNNNNNNNNNNNNNNNNNNNNNNNNNNNNNNNNNNNNNNNNNNNNNNNNNNNNNNNNNNNNNNNNNNNNNNNNNNNNNNNNNNNNNNNNNNNNNNNNNNNNNNNNNNNNNNNNNNNNNNNNNNNNNNNNNNNNNNNNNNNNNNNNNNNNNNNNNNNNNNNNNNNNNNNNNNNNNNNNNNNNNNNNNNNNNNNNNNNNNNNNNNNNNNNNNNNNNNNNNNNNNNNNNNNNNNNNNNNNNNNNNNNNNNNNNNNNNNNNNNNNNNNNNNNNNNNNNNNNNNNNNNNNNNNNNNNNNNNNNNNNNNNNNNNNNNNNNNNNNNNNNNNNNNNNNNNNNNNNNNNNNNNNNNNNNNNNNNNNNNNNNNNNNNNNNNNNNNNNNNNNNNNNNNNNNNNNNNNNNNNNNNNNNNNNNNNNNNNNNNNNNNNNNNNNNNNNNNNNNNNNNNNNNNNNNNNNNNNNNNNNNNNNNNNNNNNNNNNNNNNNNNNNNNNNNNNNNNNNNNNNNNNNNNNNNNNNNNNNNNNNNNNNNNNNNNNNNNNNNNNNNNNNNNNNNNNNNNNNNNNNNNNNNNNNNNNNNNNNNNNNNNNNNNNNNNNNNNNNNNNNNNNNNNNNNNNNNNNNNNNNNNNNNNNNNNNNNNNNNNNNNNNNNNNNNNNNNNNNNNNNNNNNNNNNNNNNNNNNNNNNNNNNNNNNNNNNNNNNNNNNNNNNNNNNNNNNNNNNNNNNNNNNNNNNNNNNNNNNNNNNNNNNNNNNNNNNNNNNNNNNNNNNNNNNNNNNNNNNNNNNNNNNNNNNNNNNNNNNNNNNNNNNNNNNNNNNNNNNNNNNNNNNNNNNNNNNNNNNNNNNNNNNNNNNNNNNNNNNNNNNNNNNNNNNNNNNNNNNNNNNNNNNNNNNNNNNNNNNNNNNNNNNNNNNNNNNNNNNNNNNNNNNNNNNNNNNNNNNNNNNNNNNNNNNNNNNNNNNNNNNNNNNNNNNNNNNNNNNNNNNNNNNNNNNN is part of the Solanum stenotomum isolate F172 chromosome 8, ASM1918654v1, whole genome shotgun sequence genome and encodes:
- the LOC125872829 gene encoding elongation factor 1-alpha → MGKEKIHISIVVIGHVDSGKSTTTGHLIYKLGGIDKRVIERFEKEAAEMNKRSFKYAWVLDKLKAERERGITIDIALWKFETTKYYCTVIDAPGHRDFIKNMITGTSQADCAVLIIDSTTGGFEAGISKDGQTREHALLAFTLGVKQMICCCNKMDATTPKYSKARYDEIVKEVSSYLKKVGYNPDKIPFVPISGFEGDNMIERSTNLDWYKGPTLLDALDQINEPKRPSDKPLRLPLQDVYKIGGIGTVPVGRVETGVIKPGMVVTFGPTGLTTEVKSVEMHHEALQEALPGDNVGFNVKNVAVKDLKRGFVASNSKDDPAKGAASFTAQVIIMNHPGQIGNGYAPVLDCHTSHIAVKFAEILTKIDRRSGKELEKEPKFLKNGDAGMVKMIPTKPMVVETFAEYPPLGRFAVRDMRQTVAVGVVKNVDKKDPTGAKVTKAAQKKGK